TTAAGAGTCTGAAATTTTGTTTCCTATTCTTTTTCCTACCAAGACCCTAGGATCTCCTACTTACTTGGCTACAAAAGGGCTACAAGCACTGTAAGCTTTCTGTATCACTTTTATACTATCATGATTCccctttatttcttccatttcagtgTGAATTCAACTGCTCAGCATTCTGATTCTTGTtatataaatcaatattttaaaagcctaAAACCTCTTCCTAGTTACTTAACACCTCCATTCTAATATTTAGGTTCAGAACcatttattaatgcatatgtacacctttgggcttcccagatggctctagttgtaaagaactcacctgccaaagcaggaaagataagagatgggggtttgatccttgggtcaggaagatcccctgaaggagggcatggcaacgcactccaggatttttgcctggagaacctcaaggacagaggagtcttgcaggctacagttcatggggtcacaaagagttggacatgactgaagcaacttagcacgcatgcatgccttTAAAGTGAACAGCATGGTGACTGACCAGGCACTCCATGGGAACAGAAACAGACAAAGACTGGGAAGAAATTCAAACATGATGTAAGAAATGGCAAATTTATATGCCAAAGGTGGTAGAAAGGTTAAATAGAATGAAAGTGGAAAACAGAAAACTTTCTCACAAAATGACTTCCTAGGAAATCTCTTCAAATCTCTTCAGAAACACTCTCTCAGTCTCACCTAGCAAGTAAAGTGTTGTATATAGTTGGTCTCTTATTTGgctaaacaaaattaaacaaacataataatttcagaaataaaataatagaaatcagAAATAATTCAAATTAAGGTTTTGGTTATTCTATTTCACTTAGGACACTCAGTGGACATTAACTGGGGTACTTAAAAGTCATTTCAATTAGGCACCTCTTTAGTCCTTCATCGATTATTTCAAGTGTTCTAGCctcaaatacattcctttcttctacaaacttctgaaagagatgagtaCCTCCACCCACACCAAAATAATGTACTTTGCTGGCCAAAAGCACCCGTCCATTTTTATCTAACAATCTAAGGAATGTTTGGTGCAAAGGACCATAATAATCTGGATTGTAAATAGTTTCTGAGGTAAGAATGAGATCATATTTTTCAAAGAGTTTTTCACTGCTCAGTACAAGCTTACAAAACTCAGACCACTCCCCTGAAAAGAAGCGGCATTTACATAGCTCTTGTGCTACTGTTGATCTCCTGAGTCTTTTCACATCTGGTTTATTTacatcattttcttcatcttccaAAGTGGAGTTGGCCACTACATTAGGTAAGGTTACTTCATCAATCACCACACTGTTATAATCTTGAAAATGAACTTCTTTGGCACCTCCCTTGAGTGCCATTATACCCAGCAACCCTGATCCACAACCAAGATCCAACACTTTTTTCCCAGCAAATTTCACTTTGGCCTTTGTCAAATATGCCAGGAGGTCAAAGGTACACTCCCAGATTTTCAAGCCTCCTTCATAAACACCTGAAATCAGGTCAGAGTGAGAAGAAAAGCTTTTTGAAATGATGTTTTCTCCAGGGAAGTTCTCTTTCAACAAGGTGGTTTTCATTATTGATATGTTAACGTGTTGGAGACCTGGTACTGTttctgtgactttattttctaACACTTTCTTTAAATCTTTAGGCATAGCATGCTCTTTGGCAACTCTCAAGCAGGGCTTTTCCTCGTGTGGTTCCAAGTTACTTGAACTGTTAGCTGCAGCGAATGAGCTGTCTGGGTCTTGAGAGGGAGCCTCATTTCTCTCTGACTTATGTTCCCACAAATGGTCCTGCAGCAAGTCAGATTGTTCTGTGGAATGTTTTTTGTCTCTGTGTGTACCTTTTTGTCTTTCTGAGACTGAAGACTCTTGTGAGGAATGTAGGGCCAAAGCTCCATCTCCAAGAGATGTTAATTCATCTTCCAGATGGTCTTCTATAGTGAAATTAAATTGAAAAGTCATTCTCTCATAAAATGCACACAACCGTTAAACTCTAAGGAAGCTTCTTCAACTTCTGGAGAGAACTGAGGACACACATGTAAACCTGCTTCAATTAATTATTCTGTTAGTTCTGCTGAAGGTCTATTTCTCCTTAGCTGCTTATACAGTTACAAATATTCAGAGCTATTTCCAAATGATTTTTAAGAGGTCTTTGCTCTTCTTTCAGTGCAgctctagagaaaaaaaaaaaatgttattaagaaGCAAAGTGACACATTTCATTtaaattgttctttacagcatcggaccttgtttctatcactagtcacattcacaactgggtattgtttttgctttggctccatccctttattctttctggaattatttctccactgatctccagtagcatattgggcatctaccgacctggggagttcctctttcagtgtcctatcattttgccttttcatactgtacatggggttctcaaggcaagaatactgaagtggtttgccattccctgctccggTGGACcagtctgtcagacctctccaccatgacctgtccgtcttgggtggcctcacatGGCATGGTttaatttcactgagttagacaaggctgtggtccatgtgattagattgactagttttcaaaaggtcagttttcattccaatcccaaggaaaggcaatgccaaagaatgttcaaactactgcacaattgcactcatctcacacactagtaaagtaatgctcaaaattctccaagccaggcttcagcaatatgtgaaccatgaacttaaagatgttcaagctggttttagaaaaggcagaggaaccagagatcaaattgccaacatgcagtggatcatcacaaaagcaagagagttccagaaaaacatctatttctgctttattgactatgccaacacctttgattgtgtggatcacaatgaactgtggaaaattctgagagatgggaataccagagcacctgacctgcctcttgagaaacttgtatgtaggtcaggaagcaacagttagaactggacatggaacaacagactgattccaataGGAagagaagtacatcaaggctgtatattgtcaccctgcttatttaacttatatgcaaatcacgagaaacgctgggctggaagaagcacaagctggaatcaagatggccgggagaaatatcataaacctcagatatgcagatgacaccacccttatggcagaaactgaagaggaactaaaaagcctcttgatgaaagtgaaagaggagagtgaaaaagttggcttaaagctccacattcagaaaacaaagatcatggcatctggtcccatcacttcatggcaaatagatggggaaacagtggaaaacagtgtcagactttatttcttggggctccaaaatcactgcagatgctgattgcagccatgaaattaaaagatgcttactcgttggaaggaaagttatgatcaacctagatagcatattgaaaagcagagacattactttgccaacgaaggtccgtctagtcaaggctatggtttttccagtggtcatgtatcgatgtgagagttggactgtgaagaaagctgagtgccgaagaattgatgcttttgaactgtgatgtcagagaagactcttgagagtcccttggactgcaaggagatccaaccagtccattctaaaggagatcagtcttgggtgttctttggaaggaaagatgctaaagctgaaactccagtactccggccacctcacgtgaagagtttactcactggaaaagactctgatgctgggagggattgggggcaggaggagaaggggacgacagaggatgagatggctggatggcatcaccgactcgatggacgtgagtttgagtgaactccgggaattggtgatggacagagaggcctggcgtgctgcaattcatggggttgcagagttggacacgactgagagactgaactaaactgaactgaaacattccaccctcccccaccaacAGCTTTTCTATGAAAGctgtggagagagagggagacagatttGGAAACACACACAGCCTTCAGGGTTCAAAAGCTGAAGATAATAAactctaaaaacaaataaaagaccagcagcagcagcaacaattaaaaacaatacagTCCAAAATTCTCGGGCAGAAAATGATTCAGCTTAGCGATTGTCACGGCCCTGCCCAAACATATAATATTTAAACTCTTAAACTGCCAGAATTTCTTCAgtctgagagggtaacaggcaggaaggccaggggtctccaaacagaggaaatagtttgcaagtgtcagacatttttctctctcttaagcggcaggaggaaacaaactagcgatagtttttctttctctatacaaatttaaaaggaggtttctcttaaaattctgtgttgctatgACACCtagtttcacctgaagttaactactctcaaacctagagataaccaatgcctttttcttatggaaatatttatcttaagctatgctaatgtactactCATTtatcccaaactctgtcttcaagtcagttctgccttttggctcagaacctacttgataaaccagtatgttatactcagatattgttcctctaatctatgtaaatgaaactatttgtatgatgatctgcccttcttcaagattcaagttaatcattttatggaccaagataaaccatttggtgccaagcttatcccaaaatgcatcttatgggtgaggggcctggtgccattctgagttttgagacattcctttcccctggtggctcagaggtaaaagcgtctgcctgcaagctgggagacccaggttcaatccctgggtcaggaagatcccctggagaaggaaatagcaacccactccagtattcttgcctggagaatcccatggatggaggagcctggtaggttacagtccatggggtcgcaaagagtcagacacgactgagcgacttcactttcagtgactatataacatccagctgaagactagcagaggggggtactctttctgcccccttctgatgcctatgtcagaagctttctctatctcctttatgctttaataaaactttattacacaaaagctctgagcaatcaagcctcgtctctggcccctgattgaattcttctcctccgggggccaagaatccggcattgtgattcaacaacaacctttcacttcTGTTACCGTTTCAAGTAACAGGACTTCAGGACTGTATTTTGCTGAATGAGCATCCCTTTAAAAACATGCACAGGTATGCTGATGTGTGTAAATTCATCCAAATGACCTAACTACAAACATTTAGCCGAGATCAGCAGCCCTAAGCATACTGGGAGTGAGGTAACTCTGGAGTAATTAGTAAAGATTAGCTTGACACAAAATAAGGGTACTGAACCGCGTGGAGAGGCCCGTCGAAAATGGAAGCAACTTAATCAAGAGGGTCTTCTCTGTATCTACTGTGTTAGACACTTAATATATACCATGAGTTCAATCTGCACACCAACTCTGACAGGTGGGTCTCTAGCCCCATTACACAAGATGTACAGAGTAGGGTCAACACATTAAGCGGGTAGGAAGGCGTCTGTTTCTATCCCACTTCACCGCGGGACTTGCAGTCATTCCTGGCCGCGTGCCCAGGTCAAACCCAACCCCAAATGTGCAACCAAAAAGCCCCATGGGATGGAAGGTTGTAAATCTGGGGACTCTCGGCCCTCACCTTTCCCACAGCGTCTCAAAGCAACGTTGACAGCGATCCAAACTTGGAGATGCTCGTCGGACTCCCGATTCACCTGGCGGAGAACTCCGGCCAGATTCGCCAGACCGGAAACGTGCACCAGTGAATCGAGTCCTCCCACGGCCAGACAAGCCCGGCTTTCTTCCCAGTCATGTGGGGCCCGGGCTCACCAAGGAAAGCGGCGCCCTTCCTCTCTATGGTTTTTGTTCGCAAGGCCTGCCGGGACGTTGGGAGTTTCCGGTCTTGGCTCTGGCGGGAGTGTTTTGAAGCTTTGGTGCTGGACGAAAGCATGTCTCAGGAACGCGCTGTCCCGGCGAGCGCGGTTCCACTGGAAGAAATAAGTAGCTGGCCGGAGGAACTATGCCGCCGGGAATTGCCGTCTGTCCTGCCTCGGCTCCTTATATCCTTTATTGTCATTTCCACCTGGAGAGGGCTGTGGGGCCGGTCTCCAACCTTCTGTCTCATCTAACGCGTTGCGGGCCTTGTTGGGTCCATGCGACTTCAACTTTCTCCTCTCTTTGTTGACAGTGAGATGAGTAAGCGAGGAAATGAAGGGCGAGCGAGAGCCGTGGGTGCTGAGGCCAAAGTTACGCTTGGCTTTGGCATTGGGAGGGCTCTCGGGTGTTCTTCCAATGGTTTTCGGCAGTGGATATGCCGTTTTCTTCCACTCCTCTGGGCCTTCAAGTTGCTCTGTACGTGCAGTTAAGTGTGATGACTTTTGCCTGGTGGAGAGCGGGGGAGACAGGAACTTAGCCTTGAGCTGTAAGGTGAGCCGACTCTGGAAGAAGGAGTGGAGACCGAGATACTCCGAGcgctcatctctaaaatgggtgGTAGAATCGAATTAAAGGACGTAGTTCTGCCATGGTGCCCGGTGTGTAAAAGATGTTAAGCAAATTCAAATGTTATTCTCGTCCGGTTTTCAAACCTCTTGTTTTATTGCTGGTGAGGAGTTGCTTCGTTTACTAATTGGGTTTCATGTGCTGCGTTTGAGGTACTTAATGACTCCTTTGTTCAGGTGCAGACCGTTTAGTAGCTGAATCCCTTTTTGGTTGTAAATGTATGTGGAGGCCCAGGCCTTCATGTTAaagggtaacttttttttttgtttttaaacagcttGGAGCACAGAAAACTTAAACATAAAACTGCACTCAAAAACAAGACCTTCGCTTGAGAAATTCTGAGCACTGCACACAGATAAAGCCAAATGTAGATATTACTGTCACAAAGAAATCATTCACCTGGACACTGGCAAAATCCCACTTTAGTGCCAAAACCCTTTCTTAATTATTGTGCAGATATGGAATTTCTGTCCTAAAAGATTTTTGATTTCTGCAGCAAATAGCCATCCTTCTCCTCAAAAACTTCATAGCAGGCAGGGTGTTAGGCTTAGGGGGAACAAAGAACATGGTTCCTCTTTCCCCCCTCAAGCTTATAGGGGATTTCAGTaattgaaagtaaatatttttattcctgcccaccccccccaaaGTCAGCATTCCCTCCTGGTTTTCATCTCAAAATTCAGAAGAACCAAATCCTGTTCTTTTGATGGAATTTTAAGTTTCATCTCAAAATTCGAAAGAACTGAAACCCCTAGGCTTCTTAAACGGTTTCACAAGCCAAAACCTTTAATCAAGTTCTTTCATTTCTGCCCTCAGACTATATTTTGAATCCATCATCCCCGTTTCCTGTCACTGCTCCAAACCCCCATAACCTCTCATCTGGGCTGTAGTTAATAGTTCTCTTGCTTCTACTCATGTCCTTTTACAATCTCTCCGAAAACAGTTCATATTGAAAAACatgtaatttcctttttaaggcaCCCCTTACCACAAGGGCTTCTTAACAAATTAGGAATAAAATCTAAACTTTTACTTTCAAGTCTCCTCACGTTCTAAGCCTTGTCCTCTCCCACTTAGCTCACTACATTCTAACCAGAGCTACATGAAGCTCACCTACCTTAGGATCTTCATGTTTGTTGATGTTCCATGTAGCTCTTCTCCCAGGCTTTGGTAGGTCTCATTATTCAGGTTTCAGCTCAAATGTGACCTGCTCAGGTAAGCCCTTTTCAGAGTCTTCAGTTTTAGGTGGTTTCCCCAAACTCAGTCAGTAATACTTAACGCATTGCTCTGTTCAGTTTTCTAAAGAGCAGTCAGATCGGTAATAGAAATTATATTGTTGACTTcgtttcctttttgcttttcctcACTATACTGTGAAGTTCATAAAGGCAGGAATTTTGTTTTCACTGCATTGTCTCCAGCACTTAGAATagttcctggcacatggtaagcattCAGTGAAGGGCTAAAAAACTTTGTCATGTCTTAAAATGGCCTGACGTCTCATTATATAATTTCGTTTTTCAGCTTTTGGTTTTACTACAGCacttttcaacaaatgaaagaaattttcTATAAATCCACAGTTCTGTCACCCAAACATTATTTTTGTCTCTTGCATTTTACatgttatttttcagtctttccctgcatgtCTGCATAATCATAACGAAGTTTAAATTTTGGAAgaggtaaaaattttttttttttaccttttctaaaatttatGCATGAGGCAGATTCTGCCCTGAACTAAATTAGTTCTACTGAACTAAAATGAGTTAATGACCATACCTCATTTTGATTGCTGCTGTAAGATATGTAAGTAAGATTTCAAAGTAAGATTTCAGAAGAAGAATGACTTCTTATATTACTGCGATggggttgtgtttttttaattttgctgattGACACATGCTTTAATAAttcttatattatttttacaGTAAAAACTTTCTAACAATTCTTAATGGTTTGAAAGTGTGTAGTTAATAATGTTATTACTGTTAACTTTTACAGTGCACATAGGATAGTTTATTATCACGTATTTGTAAGCTCCTATGTGCAGAAGAGTTTCAGTCTGATAAAGTGATAAGATAGATAGGCTAATAACatgaaaagaaagtagaaaatgatCAGTGACAGATGTAGATACAGTACTATAGAAGTGCTaaggagaaataaatttgttgCAGAAACCATGATTATGGATTGTATTCTCATCTGTCAGAAATATGTCATAATTACATATAGTTTGAAGAGATAAGTTTATCCTTGAGTGTTTTGAAAATACTTAAAGTATTTTCATCCTATTGTTTGTTAGCCTAATTagcattacttttttaaaagcaaaattaagccGGTAATTTGAGTCTAATTTTAGTCTCTTACTATCATTGCTTAAACTTCAAGAAAGGTCTTTGAAAATCTATTCTCAGTAGTGAATatcttactcagttcagttcagtcgtgtccaactctgtgaccccatggactgcagtacaccaggcctccttgtccatcaacaacaactggagtttactcaaactcatgtccattgagtcagtgatgctatctaaccatctcattctctgtcgtccccttctcctcctgccttgaatctttcccagtatcagggtcttttcaaatgagttagctcttcacatcaggtggccaaactttggagtttcagcttcaacatctgtccttccaatgaacattcattggactgatttcctttaggagagactggttggatctccttgcagtccacgggactctcaagagtcttctccaacaccacagttcaaaagcatcaattctttggcgttcagctttctttatagtccgactttcacatccatacatgactgctggaaaaaccatagccttgactagacagaccttgttggaaaataatgtctctgctttttaatgtgctatctaggttggtcataacttttccttccaaggagtaagcatcttttaaattcatggctgcaatcaccatctgcagtgattttcgagcccccaaaaataaagtctgtcaccatttacactgtttctccatctgtttgccatgaagtgatgggaccagatgctatgatcttagttttcttaatgttgagttaagccagctttttcattctcctctttcactttcatcaagaggctctttagttcttcactttctgccataagggtggtgtcatcagcatatctgaggttattgatatttctcccggcaatcttgattccagcttgtgcttcttccacccaagcatttctcatgatgtactctgcatataagttaaataggcagggtgacgatctacagccttgacttactccttttcccatttggaatcagtctgttgttccatgtccagttctaactgttgcttcctcacgtgcatacagatttctcaagaggcaggtcaggtggtctggtattcccatctctttgagaattttccacagtttattgtaatccacacagtcaaaggctttggcatagtcaataaagcagaaatagtttgttttctggaactctcttgcattttcaatgatccagcggatgttgacaatctctcgttccttttctaaacccagcttgaacatctggaagttcacggttcacatattgttgaagcctggcttggagaattttgagcattactttattggcatgtgagataagtgcaattgtgcagtagtttgagcattctttgactttgcctttctttggggttggaataaaaactaaccttttctagtcctgtggccactgctgagttttccaaatgtgctggcatattgagtgcagcactttcacagcatcatctttcaggatttgaaatagttccactggaatgctatcacctccactagctttgttcgtagtgatgcttcctaaggcccacttgacttcacattccaggatgtctggctctaggtgagtgatcacaccatcgtgatcatctgagtcgtgaagatcttttttgtacagttcttctgcgtattcttgccacctcttcttaatatcttctgcttctgttagctccataccatttctgtactttattgagcccatctttgcatgagatgttcccttggtatctttaattttcttaggatctctagtctttcccattctattgttttcctatatttctttgcactgatcactggggaaggTTATCTTATTGCTCCTTGGTatttggaatgctgcattcaaatggatatatctttccttttctcctttgctttttgcttctcttctcttctcttcatagctatttgtaaggcctcctcagacagc
The sequence above is a segment of the Ovis aries strain OAR_USU_Benz2616 breed Rambouillet chromosome 12, ARS-UI_Ramb_v3.0, whole genome shotgun sequence genome. Coding sequences within it:
- the METTL18 gene encoding histidine protein methyltransferase 1 homolog, with translation MTFQFNFTIEDHLEDELTSLGDGALALHSSQESSVSERQKGTHRDKKHSTEQSDLLQDHLWEHKSERNEAPSQDPDSSFAAANSSSNLEPHEEKPCLRVAKEHAMPKDLKKVLENKVTETVPGLQHVNISIMKTTLLKENFPGENIISKSFSSHSDLISGVYEGGLKIWECTFDLLAYLTKAKVKFAGKKVLDLGCGSGLLGIMALKGGAKEVHFQDYNSVVIDEVTLPNVVANSTLEDEENDVNKPDVKRLRRSTVAQELCKCRFFSGEWSEFCKLVLSSEKLFEKYDLILTSETIYNPDYYGPLHQTFLRLLDKNGRVLLASKVHYFGVGGGTHLFQKFVEERNVFEARTLEIIDEGLKRCLIEMTFKYPS